Genomic DNA from Deltaproteobacteria bacterium:
AAAAGGGCGGGGCGGACTGACCCACACCGATGGCGACGGCCGGGTGAGCATGGTGGACGTGACGGAAAAGCCCCCCACGGTACGCACGGCCCGGGCCGGGGCCGTGGTGCGCATGAAGCCGGAGACCTTGGCCCTTGTAATGGAGGGCCGGGTGAAAAAGGGAAGCGTCTGGGAAACCGCCAAAATCGCCGGGATCATGGCAGCCAAGAAAACCGGCGAGCTGATCCCCCTGTGCCATCCCTTGGCCATCACCCACGCGGGCGTGGAATTTTTTCCGGAGCCTTCAACCGGCCTTGTGCGCATAGAGGCCACGGCCACGGTCACCGGCCCCACCGGGGTGGAGATGGAGGCCCTCACCGCCGTTGCTGTGGCGGCTCTCACCCTTTACGACATGGTGAAGGCCGTGGACAGGGCCGTGGTGATAACGGATATAAGGCTCCTGGAAAAAAGCGGCGGCAGAAGCGGGCATTACCTTGCGGACAAGGACGCCTGAAAGGCCGCCGCCCGGCCTTCCGCAGCCCGTTGAAAAAGGCTGGATTTAAAGCCTGTCTGCCAGTCTCAATTTTGGCGATGAAGCGAGGGCACTGTCGATTCGCGTTTTTAGACAGGCTGTCAGAGGTTTCCGTACTTCGCGATAAAATCCTCCTCGCTCATCACCAGGAGCAGAATGGCTTCGATTATCCCCACCACAGCCGGAATCCCGGTCCAGAAAAAGGCGAGGTAGAGGATTCCCCAGCCGGTCTGGCCCAGGTAGAACTTGTGCGCGCCGATGACGCCCAGAAAAAAGGCGAAGAGTATCGCCGCCAGCCTGTTTTTGCCGTTGGGGGCCGTTTGCCCCAGGCCGCCCCCGAAGGGCGGCGGAAACTGCCGGACCCCGCACTTGGGGCAGATTTCGGCCCTGGCCTTGATTATCTCGCCACATTCCGTGCAGTATTTTTCGTCGCTTGCCTTGGGGATGGATGACATTTAAGGCTCCCTTTTTTACCGTTGACCCCCCGCGCGAAAATTTCACGGGGCGGATTTTTTCGGATCATCCGCAATCAAACCGAATGAAAACCATACCATATAATCTGCCCGTTCGGCAAGGCGGGCCGGAATTTTCGGAAGGCGGAAATTTTGCATGGGGCCGCGTTTGCGGCCTAGGACCGGCCTGAAGGGCTGTTTTCCGGCGGGTTGGGCGAGGCTTCGGGCAGGGAGTAGAAAACGAGCTCCCATTCCTGGGAGCCGGTGTCGTGGCGGAGAATGTAAAGGCCCCCGTCGTCTGCGAGAACCTTGAAGTAGCGGTGATCCGGCGCAAGCCAGGCATCCAGGATTTCAGCCACCGTGCGCCTTGCTCCCCCCAAGGAAAAGGAGACCGGCGTCTCCTCGCCCCTGGAATGGGCCGTGCAGGTTACGTTGACGATTTCCATCATCCGGTTTTCTTTCAGGAGCGGCTGTGAAATTCCAATCGGACACTATTTGTGTTTGAGCATTTCATCCAGTGCAATACCGATGTCTTTTGATATCTGGCGCAGCAGGATGGGGGAGATGTCGCGGCCCTGGTGAAACGGAACGGTTGTGGAGCGTCCCTGGGAGTCGCGGAACTGTTTGTGCGACCCCCTCTGGCGGACTTCGGTGAAGCCGAGTCTTAGAAGGATGGCGATGACTTCATGGGGTTTGAGAATCGGAACAGTTCCCATGAGTCATGCCATTACCACGTTCTGAACTCCGATAAACTCGCATTCCAGCACGGGTTCGCCGTCTTCGAGAAGCATTGAAATCACTTCGTGAAGGTTGCGGCGCAGCTCATCCAGGGATTCCCCCTGGGCGTGCGCGCCGGGAAATCCCGGCACAAAACCCACATAGAGGCCTGTTTGCGGGCAACGCTCGATTATCGCCGAGTAGTTTTTCATTTTGCCCTGCCAGGTTAAAAAGATATCGGTGTCATCATTTTGCCCCAAAAATCCGAATCGGAGACTGACGTTCAGTTCCGTTGATATTTTTTTACCACACATCAGGGCAGGGCGCAACGATCGGGCGGAAAAGCAGACAGGGGCGACCGGCTGGCCGCCCCTGCTTTTTTGACGCGGACATCACCTGCCCGTTAACACCTCGAACCGGCCTGCTCAGTAGTTTTCCTTCTCCTCCACCACGCCCTCGGCCTTGTCCAGGATTTCCGTGGCGATCTTGTCCACCTCGTTGTTGACCTTTCTTATGACGTCGTAGATGGCCCCTATGGTCTGATCCTGGAGCTTCCCGGCAGACTTGGCCGATGACTCCAGGGGCTCGATTTTTTCCAGGGCCGAAAAGGGGAGCTTCGCGATGGCCTTGTGGATTTCCTCAACAGAGGTCGCGCCCTTGTTCACAACGTCTATCACCAAATCCTTCAAGCCTCTCAAGCGGTTCATGGCTGCTCCTTATGGTGTTTACGGTTGGGGGTTCGATTCTTCCAGGCACCAGGCTTTTATCTGCTCATATACCTTGGGGTGGGCGGCCAGGGCGAAATGGTGAAGGCCCGGAAAGACCACCTGGTTTTCCGCCTCGAAAACCGGGGCGTTTTTGACTCCGGAGGCAGGCGGCACGGCGCTGGGTATGCGCACCAGAATGTCGCCTATGGCCTTGGTGACCGGGTGGTCCGGGTCGCGGTTCAGGGTCCCGGCCACGGTGTAGTGGCGGGCGTGGGGCAAAAGCTCAGCCTTTTGGCGGCGGTTCTTCAAAAGCTCGTCAGGATCGTGCCCCTTCCACTCCTCGTCTATCACGTATCCGAAGCGCAAATCCTTGATGGCGGCGCTTCTTAAGTTGATGAGGTCCGCAACCACCCAGGTGTAGGCGGTGGGCACGGCCTTTAAAAGCCACGTGAAGGTGTTGCCCACTTTTTCCAGGGGGGCTCCCAGGTGGGGCGAGCCCAGGTAGAAAACCCGGCTTACGGCGCGGGTCCAGGCCGAGCCCTTTTCGATTCCGTAATGGCAGGCGCTTCGAATTATAAGCCCGCCCATGCTGTGGCCTATCAGCACGATCTCGGAGATTTTTCCGGGCCAGACGGAGAAAAGCTCCTCCATCATGCGGTTGAACTCCCTGCCGTTTTCCGAGATGTGAAGACCCGTATTATACCTCAAATAAAAGGGAGTGTATCCCAAATCTTTTTTAAGAAGCGTTCCGTAGTCGGTTTCCGGCTCGCCTGGAAAACCGAACAGGACCTCGTTGCAGCAGAGGCCATGAACCATTACAACGACCTTTTCCCCGGCGTCCGGGTGGGCCGCGCGGACGCCGCGCCACGAAAGGGAAAGGGGCTCGCCCTTGTGGTAAAAGGCCATTTTCTGGGAAAGGCCGTTATTCCTGGCCGAGAGATAATCCCCCGCAATTCCATTCACCACCCCCTGGCCAAGGTCAGCCGAAGCCTTGAAAATGCCGCCCATCCTTTCGAAGAAGCGGTTCATTTTCCGCCACGGGCTTTCCACAGGCTCCGCACTCCGCCCGACCACACAGCATTGATCATCCATGATTCCATCTCCTTGCCCGCTGTGGCGTCCATCAAGGTGAAATCCCTCACAAAAAGCGCCGGTTGTGCGGTGAACCTGGTTCCGGCTGCTGCGGACCTTGTTTTTCTGGTTCTGCACGGTGTCATGGCGGCTCCTCCTTGTTGTTTTTCTCAAGGGCCAAATTTTCCGCCCTTTTGGAAAGACCATAAGACACGCAAATTTATTTGTCAAGAAAAATAATCAAAATATTTTGACATTAATTTTTGCGCAGAAAATTTATGCTCTTTTTTTATGCTCAAAATATTTGAGCATTAAATATTGACAAAAAGGATCGGGCGTTGTATTTTGTAATCAAGGAGGAAAAGAAAAATGGCGATAAGGCGAGCTGACGAAAACAAGGACGAGAAGACCACTATACTTCGGGTGACCATTCCCAAGAGGCTTTTGGACGAGATACGGGAAACCCGGAGGGCCTGCTCGAAACAGGGCTTTGTGTTCGACATAAAGCCCGACGTGGAACAGGCCCTGGAACGGGCGCTCTTCGAGGCCAAAAAGGCCCTGGGCGCGGCAGGCGGCTAGACGGGGAAGCCCCGGCGCTTTCCCAGCCGGGTTGTGATCAAAAACATGGACCACTATGCGCCATCCCCCTGGTTCCTTACCAGGGGGATGGCGCTGTTTGCCGACTTCATATTGTTAAGGAAAATATTATTGTTTCAAACTCCAATTTGGATGAAACATAATGAAAACAGCCAAAACAATTGTATATCTAACTGTTGTTTCTATTTTTGCTGTTATTGTTTCGGTTGCTTATTGCGATGAATATTCAAATAAGACAAGACAAGATGATAAAAAATTTGGCCTTACTATAGAACAAGATGTTGTTGAAACAGATAAAGAAGGCGATACATCTTCCAATGAAAGATGGGAGCACATACAAAATCAATTAAGATACGTAAAAATTGGAATGAAAAAAACTGAAGTTATTGAACTATTGGGATATCCAGATGGAATTGAATATACCCCGTCAAATATCATGCAATATTCAGCAGATGATAATATTTTAGGAAATCGACATCTATCTGTTCCAATGCATATTAATATTGTTTTAGATGACGATAACAAAGTAATTGAAATACGGAAAAACGCTTTTCTTTATGGCCCGCAGCCTGATTGTTGAAGTTTAAGAATTGCCAAGGCATTAATGCATGGAATGAGTCAAAAAGGTGAGAACTGTGAGAAAAAAAACTGTAAATCTAAAAATTGTATGTTATATTATAATGATAATGTTTATTTTTCAGTTGTCAAACTATAATATTGATATTGTAAATAGCGGTGAGCCACAAGCTAAGCCTGTAATTAAAAAAATGCCAACCAGCGAAATATTTAAAAAACTTGGTACTATTTTATCAGATAGTAATGTAATTGTTGAAATTTTTGATGCTAACTCAGTTATTTTAAACCAAGCCAACAAAAAAATTTTTATCACACAGCTTAAAAAAATTGCATTAATGAAAGATATTGAAATTATATTTGATCCGGTTGGACATTATGGTCCACCTCTTATTATGCCAGATACAGGCGTTAATATATATAAAAAGAATAATAAAGATAAGAAAATGATACAAATTTTATATTTTTCTGGACCGATTTCTAAAAATGAATCAGAAGAAGGAACAGAGTGTATTTTTTTCTCAACATTATACATTGATACAAAACAAATCCCAGGTTTTATTATTTCCATTTGGGGCAAGGATGCTCATAATTTCATTTCCGAAATTAGGGCAATCTATAACAAGCAGCAGGCCGCTTCATTAAAAAAGCGCTGAGTTTCCATATTTTATCGTAATGCAACAGGCCGTCATCTCACCTCGAAATCGACCTTGCGGTCTGCCGGGATGGCGGCTGAGATTTTTATGCCCGCTTTACAAATGCTCAATTTGGGTATAAATTGACCCAATATGGCCGAAAAAGTCCCGGATCGTCCTTTTTGCGACCCAATCCGGCAGGCCGTCCCTGTTCCCAACCCGTCTTCCCTTCCCGGAAAAGAGGCGTTCATGTCACCAACCGACCCCAAGTACGTCCTGGCCGAACACCTCAATATACTTGCCGAGCAAAAGGGGAAGCTCGAGGAGAAGAGCAGGTTCTTCGAGGCCCTTCTGCGCGGGCTTCCGGGCATCTTCTACGTTTTCGACGAGAAGCTGAAACTGGTCCTCTGGAACGAAAACGCAGAAGCCGTCACGGGCTACAGCCAGGACGATCTCAAGCAGGACGACCTTCTGGAAATGATCACCGAGGCCGACCGCCGCACGGTCCTCCGGGCCATAAGGGGGGCCTTCGCCACGGGTTTCGGGGTCACCGAGGCCCGCATGACCACCAAGGACGGGCGGGCCATTCCGTATTTTTTCACCGGCCAGAGCACCCGCATCGACGACAAGGCCTACCTTGTGGGCATGGGCCTGGATATGAGCCCGGTGAAGCAGGCCGAAAGCGCCTTGAAGGAAAGCGAGGCCCTTTATCATCTTTTCGCCGAGCGCATGACCGAGGGCGTGATGCTCTTCACCGGCCCGAAAATCCTTTTCGTGAACCGGGCCTTTTGCGACATGTGCGGCTATGAAAGCATGGAAGAGCTGATGAAGGTGAAGCCCCTGGACCTTGCCGCCGAAAGCTACACCATATACTTCCGGGAGCTTTACGACGCCCTGGCGGCGGGGCTTGCCCAGGAGCGCTTTTTCCAGGCCCGCTGGAAGAAAAAGGACGGCGCGGAAATCTGGGTGGAGGGCAGGGGAAACCGCATCTTCTGGAAGGAAAAGCCAAGCATCATCATAACCGTGCGGGACATCACCGAGGCCAAGGAAAAAGAGCTTTCCATGAAGGAGGAGGCCGAGCAGCTCCGGCGTGAAAACGTCAATCTGCGAAGCTCGATCAAGGACCGCTACAAGTTCGGCGACATAATCGGCAAAAGCCCCGCCATGCAGAAGGTTTACGAGCTGGTGCTTAACGCCGCAGCCACCTCCGCCAACGTCATAATATACGGTGAGTCCGGCACGGGCAAGGAGCTTGTGGCGCGCGCCATTCATCTCATGAGCAGCCGCAGCAAGAACGATTTCGTGCCCGTGAACTGCGCGGCCATTCCCGAAAACCTTCTGGAAAGCGAGTTTTTCGGCCACAAGAAGGGGGCCTTCACCGGCGCCCACACCGACAAGCACGGGTTTTTGGACCTTGCCGACGCGGGCACCCTTTTTCTGGACGAGGTGGGCGAGCTTACCCCGGTCCTCCAGGTGAAGCTCCTGCGGGCAATTGAGGGCGGCGGCTACACCCCGGTGGGGTCCAACGCCACCAAGACCTCCAATTTCAGGATCATCGCCGCCACCAACCGGAACCTCATGGACCTTTGCCGCAAGGGCCAGATGCGCGAGGACTTCTTCTTCAGAATCCACATAATCCCCATCACCATCCCGCCCCTTCGCCAGCGCAAGGACGACATACCGCTTCTGGTGGAGCATTTCCTTCGGGTCTACTCGCCCGATAAAAAATTCGTGCCCCTTCCGGGGCAGGTGATGGAGGCCCTTTCCAACTACGACTGGCCGGGCAACGTCCGGGAGCTTCAGAACGTGATCCAGCGCTACCTTACGGTGAAGCGCCTGGACTTCCTCACCCCCCAGGCCCTTGGCGGCCACTCCGGGCGGGGGGCCGAGCCTTCGCCAGCTCCTTCAGCATTCGCGCACAATCCTGCCGCCAACCCCGCGTACTCCGGCGAGGACGAGGAAGGCCAGGTGGGCCTTAGGGACGCCACCCAGAGTGTGGAAAAGAACGTGATCCAGGAGGCCCTGGACCAGAACCGCTGGAACAAGTCCAGGACCGCCCTGGCCCTTGGAATTTCCCGAAAAACCCTTTTCCGCAAGATGCAGCAGTTTGGGCTGATTTGACCCAAATTGGATACTTTGGGTCATCATGACCCAATTTGAGGCGTCCCGCCAATTATTTCAAGCTCTTAAGCCGTAGCGCGACCCGCTCCGGCCCCGTCTTTTTCGAATCATGAGTCAACTGCGCCCGCCTGCGCCCTGTCCGGGCGGGCGCGGGACGGTTTCCCGTCAAGGGCCTTTCCAGTTCAACATCCTGAAATAACAAGCATACCTTAAAAGCATCCTCCTTTGGCACTCATCTTGCTCTATCATGGATGAAAAGGACAATTGTCCATATTTTGCCGTTGCCCGAAAAGGGGCGCGCACATGGGAGGAACAAATGGAAGAGGGCGGAAAAATCCGGGTTCTGATCGCAAAACCGGGCCTGGACGGCCATGAACGCGGCGCGCGCATCATCGCATACGGCCTTAGGGACGCGGGCTTCGAGGTCATCTACACGGGCCTTCGCCAGACGCCCCAGGAAATAGCCAGGGCCGCAGTTGAGGAAGACGCCGACGTGGTGGGGCTTTCCATTCTTTCGGGCGCGCACCTTTCCCTCACCCAAAAGGTGCTGGACCGCCTGAAAGACGCCAATGCGGGCGACATAATGGTGATCGTGGGCGGGGTCATACCGGATGCCGACGTGGAACCCCTGGAGAAAATGGGCGTGGCGGGAGTCTTCACCGCAGGAACGCCCATAACGGCGGTGGCGGAATTCATCAAGACAGAAATCGCCAAGAAATCGAAATGATACGGGGATAATCCCGATAGGAGCTTACGCCCCCATGAGCGACATCGAAAAAATAAAAAAGGAAAAGGCCCGGTGGGAGGAGGAAGAGCTCACCCCCAGGCTGAAGAAATTCAACCTGGAAAAGCCCGTAACGAGCTTCTGCACCCCGGTGGACCTTCCGGAACACGATTTTCTTAATAAGGTAGGCTTTCCCGGCGAATACCCCTTCACAGCCGGAAACGCCTCGGTGGAGTTCTGGAAGGCGAATTCAAAGCTGGCGGCCCTTTTCGGGTTCCGGCCCGACTGGGGCGGCACGCGGGGCGTGGGCAAATACGGCGGCTTCGGCACAGCAGAGGATTACCGCGACTATCTGATCAGGATGCATTCCATGGGCCGCACGGGCGGGCCCAACATCGCCTTCGATCTGGCCACCCAGTGCGGCTATGATTCGGACTCCGAGTACGCCGAGGGTGAAATCGGCAAGGTGGGCGTGGCCATTGACACCTTCCGCGATCTGGCCGTGATCTACGAGCCCTACACCGGCGACAAGGAAATCGACAAACAGCCGTCCAATTTCACCATCAACGCGCCCTGCGTGGTGATCCTGGCCATGTATTATGTTTTGGCCAAAAAGCGCGGGGTAGACCCCGCCAAACTCCACGGCACGCCCCAGAACGACATTTTAAAGGAATTCATAGCGCGCGGCACCTACATCTATCCGCCGGGGCCGAGCCTTCGCCTGTTCAAGGACTCGCTGGTCTTCATGCGGCGGAACATGCCGAAATTCAACGTGAATTCCATCGGCGGCTACCACATGCGCGAGGCGGGCGCTACACGCGTGCAGGACCTGGCCTTCTCCATGGCCAACGCGGCGGCCTACTTGAAGGCGGGAATCGAGGCTGGGCTCGACATCAACGACTTCGCCCAGATGTTCACCTTCAACGCCTTCGGCGGCAGCATGGAGATTTATCACGAGATCGCCTTTCACAGGGCCTCCCGCCGCATCTATTCCAGGCTTTTGAAGGAGACCTTCGGGGCCACAAATCCCAAGGCCATGATCATCCGCCAGCCGGTTTCGGCCCACATCGGCTGCTCGTCAACAACCCTCCAGAGGCCCATCAACAACTGGGTGCGGGCCGCAGTTGGCGGGGTGGCGGCTGGCATGACGGGTTACATCCCGGCGGCCTTCCCGCCCTGGGACGAGCCTATGGGCCTTGGCCACAGCCAGGAAGCCACCCAGATGCAGTTCGACGCCACCCGGATCCTCATGTACGAAACCGGTCTCACCGACGTGCAGGACCCCTGGGCCGGGTCGTATTTCATGGAGAGCCTCACGGATCAGACCGAAGCCGAGGCCCTTGCGGAAATGGCGAAAATCGAGGCCATGGGCGGGGCGGTGGCGGCCATAGATTCCGGCTACATGCAGCGGGCCGTGGCGAAATCCGCCTATGAGAAGCAGAAGCGCATCGAGTCCCAGGAAGACCTTGTGGTGGGCGTCAACTGCTTCACCGGCCCCCTTGAGCAGGATGTGAGGGTCAACACCGCCGTGGAGCCGACTTATGACCCGGTGCGCATGGCCACAGCCGAGGAGCGCCAGGTGGCCAAACTTAAGGCGCTCAAGCGCGAGCGCGACAACAGGACCGTCGCCTCGCTCTTAAACACCCTGAAAGATCACGCGAAGGACGAAAACAAGAACCTCATGCCGGACATCTGCGAGGCTGTGGAAAACGACTGCACCTTGCAGGAAATCTGCGATGTCATGAGGGAAGTTTTTGGAGTCTATCAGCAGGTGAAGCTGTAGCGCTCAGAGACTGGCCGGGCGGGTTTGATCTTTCCTGGGAGCGCGGGCGTCCCGCCCGCCATTTCCGGCAAAAGCGGGCGGGACGCCCGCGCTCCCAGGGTTGAGACATAACTAATGCGATGCAGTTGAACGTCTTTAAGGAAAACCGTGGCGTGGCAAAGGCTTCCTGGAAAGAACTGACCGACGGGGTTTTAAAAGGCGACGTGCGGAGCCTTGCCCGGATCATCACCCGCGTGGAAAACCGCGAGCCCGGATGGCACGAGGCCATGAAGGCCCTGTATCCGGCATCCGGCGGGGCCGTGGTGGTGGGAATCACAGGCAGCCCCGGCGCGGGAAAAAGCACCCTCACCAACGCCATCGCAGGGGCCTTTGCCAAAGCGGGAAGAAAAATAGGCGTCATCGCTGTTGACCCAAGCTCTCCATTTTCGGGCGGGGCTCTTCTGGGCGACCGCCTGCGGATGCGGGAAAGTTCCACCCACCCGGATATCTTCATAAGATCGATGGCCACGCGCGGCGCGCTGGGCGGGCTCTGCCAGGGGGCGCGGGACGTGGCCCGGATAATGGCCGCCTTCGGCAAGGATTTGATCCTCATCGAAACCGTGGGGGTGGGCCAGGACGAGATAGAGGTGGTGAAAGCGGCGGACTGCGTGATGGTGGTTCTCACCCCCGGCCAGGGCGACGGAATCCAGGCCCTCAAGGCCGGAATCATGGAAATCGCCGACATCTACGTGGTGAACAAGGCGGACCGGGAAGGCGCTGATGAGGTTGTGGCGGACGTATTGGGGATGCTCTCCATAGCGGGCGGCGACCAGTCCCCGGTCTTGAAGGTTTCGGCCCTGAAAGGCCTTGGAATCGACGAGGTTGTGAAGGCTGTGGACGCCCACGCGGGCCGCTCCAGGAACCGAGAAACCTGGATGAGGGAGCGCATAAAGGCGGAAATACTGACGCTTCTGGAAGGCGAGATTTTAAACCGTCTCATCGCAAAATTCGGTAAAAACGGGGCTTTGGACAAGGCCGTGTCCCAAATTCTGGAACGCGAAAGCGACCCATATACGGCGGTTGAAACGCTTCTGCCCAGGATGGCGGAGGCGGCCTCAGGAGAAACGAAAAAATGACCCAGGAAAATCTCGGAATGACCCGGCGGCTGGCCCGCTTCATAGTGAACACCGAAGCGTCCGCGATTCCGGCTGAAATCTACGAGCACGCCAAGGTGGCCTTTCTGGACACCCTGGCCGTCACCTACGGCGGCAAGGACGACCCCCTGGTGGGCAAACTCGTGAAGTACGCGGACGTGATGGGCGGAAAGCCCTCGGCCACCCTCATCGGCCTTGGCCGCAAGGCGAGCCTGGAGCAGGCGGCCCTTATTAACGGCGCGGCGGCCCACGCCCTGGATTACGACGACACCCTGGTATCCTTTCTGGGCCATCCGTCCGTCACGCTCTTTCCGTCCCTCCTGGCCTTATCCGAAGACAGGGGATTGAGCGGCAGGGAATTTCTGGCGGCCTATCTCATCGGCCTTCAGACCGGCGGAACCATAGGGGCCTGCGCCGGGCTCGACCACTACCTGGGCGGCTGGCACGGAACATCCACCCTTGGGCACCTGGCCTCGGCGGCAGGCTGCGCGAAGCTCCTTGGGCTCGACGAGGAGCGCACCCTCTGGGCGCTAGGCATCGGCGGAACCCTGGCGTCGGGCCTGAAGCGCAACTTCGGAACAATGGTGAAGCCCTTTCACGCGGGCAGGGCCTCCAGCGCCGGGCTCACTGCGGCGCTTTTGGCCGAGGACGGTTTCACGGCGGCGGAGGACATACTTGAAGGCCCCCAGGGTTTTTTCGAGGCATTGAAGGGCAAGGTCAACCCGGACATCCTGGGTTTTCTGGGCTTGGGATGGGACGTGGTGAACCTGTCGCAGAAATATCACGCCTCCTGCCACGCCACCCATTCGCCCCTGGAAGCGGCCCGGGACTGCGTGAAGGAGCACGGAATCGCGGTCTCGGACATCGAAAAAATCCGCGTCTTCTGCTCGGAAGTCACCATGCAGGCGGCGGCGAAACTTACGCCACAGACGGGGCTTGAGGGCAAGTTCTCGGTTCCATACTGCGTGGCGAACGCCCTTTTGAGGGACGTCACCGGCATGGCGGCCTTCACCGACGAGATGGTGGCGGACCCGGCGGTAAAGGCCCTCACCGCCCGGGTGGAGCTTGTGAAGGACCCGGAAAAGACGGCGCTGGAAGCAAACGTCGAGATCACAACCAAGGCCGGTAAAACCGTGTCCG
This window encodes:
- the moaC gene encoding cyclic pyranopterin monophosphate synthase MoaC, whose protein sequence is MVDVTEKPPTVRTARAGAVVRMKPETLALVMEGRVKKGSVWETAKIAGIMAAKKTGELIPLCHPLAITHAGVEFFPEPSTGLVRIEATATVTGPTGVEMEALTAVAVAALTLYDMVKAVDRAVVITDIRLLEKSGGRSGHYLADKDA
- a CDS encoding NINE protein; protein product: MSSIPKASDEKYCTECGEIIKARAEICPKCGVRQFPPPFGGGLGQTAPNGKNRLAAILFAFFLGVIGAHKFYLGQTGWGILYLAFFWTGIPAVVGIIEAILLLVMSEEDFIAKYGNL
- a CDS encoding type II toxin-antitoxin system HicA family toxin — its product is MGTVPILKPHEVIAILLRLGFTEVRQRGSHKQFRDSQGRSTTVPFHQGRDISPILLRQISKDIGIALDEMLKHK
- a CDS encoding type II toxin-antitoxin system HicB family antitoxin, with the protein product MKNYSAIIERCPQTGLYVGFVPGFPGAHAQGESLDELRRNLHEVISMLLEDGEPVLECEFIGVQNVVMA
- a CDS encoding alpha/beta hydrolase, with protein sequence MNRFFERMGGIFKASADLGQGVVNGIAGDYLSARNNGLSQKMAFYHKGEPLSLSWRGVRAAHPDAGEKVVVMVHGLCCNEVLFGFPGEPETDYGTLLKKDLGYTPFYLRYNTGLHISENGREFNRMMEELFSVWPGKISEIVLIGHSMGGLIIRSACHYGIEKGSAWTRAVSRVFYLGSPHLGAPLEKVGNTFTWLLKAVPTAYTWVVADLINLRSAAIKDLRFGYVIDEEWKGHDPDELLKNRRQKAELLPHARHYTVAGTLNRDPDHPVTKAIGDILVRIPSAVPPASGVKNAPVFEAENQVVFPGLHHFALAAHPKVYEQIKAWCLEESNPQP
- a CDS encoding sigma-54-dependent Fis family transcriptional regulator is translated as MSPTDPKYVLAEHLNILAEQKGKLEEKSRFFEALLRGLPGIFYVFDEKLKLVLWNENAEAVTGYSQDDLKQDDLLEMITEADRRTVLRAIRGAFATGFGVTEARMTTKDGRAIPYFFTGQSTRIDDKAYLVGMGLDMSPVKQAESALKESEALYHLFAERMTEGVMLFTGPKILFVNRAFCDMCGYESMEELMKVKPLDLAAESYTIYFRELYDALAAGLAQERFFQARWKKKDGAEIWVEGRGNRIFWKEKPSIIITVRDITEAKEKELSMKEEAEQLRRENVNLRSSIKDRYKFGDIIGKSPAMQKVYELVLNAAATSANVIIYGESGTGKELVARAIHLMSSRSKNDFVPVNCAAIPENLLESEFFGHKKGAFTGAHTDKHGFLDLADAGTLFLDEVGELTPVLQVKLLRAIEGGGYTPVGSNATKTSNFRIIAATNRNLMDLCRKGQMREDFFFRIHIIPITIPPLRQRKDDIPLLVEHFLRVYSPDKKFVPLPGQVMEALSNYDWPGNVRELQNVIQRYLTVKRLDFLTPQALGGHSGRGAEPSPAPSAFAHNPAANPAYSGEDEEGQVGLRDATQSVEKNVIQEALDQNRWNKSRTALALGISRKTLFRKMQQFGLI
- a CDS encoding cobalamin B12-binding domain-containing protein, which translates into the protein MEEGGKIRVLIAKPGLDGHERGARIIAYGLRDAGFEVIYTGLRQTPQEIARAAVEEDADVVGLSILSGAHLSLTQKVLDRLKDANAGDIMVIVGGVIPDADVEPLEKMGVAGVFTAGTPITAVAEFIKTEIAKKSK
- a CDS encoding methylmalonyl-CoA mutase, producing the protein MSDIEKIKKEKARWEEEELTPRLKKFNLEKPVTSFCTPVDLPEHDFLNKVGFPGEYPFTAGNASVEFWKANSKLAALFGFRPDWGGTRGVGKYGGFGTAEDYRDYLIRMHSMGRTGGPNIAFDLATQCGYDSDSEYAEGEIGKVGVAIDTFRDLAVIYEPYTGDKEIDKQPSNFTINAPCVVILAMYYVLAKKRGVDPAKLHGTPQNDILKEFIARGTYIYPPGPSLRLFKDSLVFMRRNMPKFNVNSIGGYHMREAGATRVQDLAFSMANAAAYLKAGIEAGLDINDFAQMFTFNAFGGSMEIYHEIAFHRASRRIYSRLLKETFGATNPKAMIIRQPVSAHIGCSSTTLQRPINNWVRAAVGGVAAGMTGYIPAAFPPWDEPMGLGHSQEATQMQFDATRILMYETGLTDVQDPWAGSYFMESLTDQTEAEALAEMAKIEAMGGAVAAIDSGYMQRAVAKSAYEKQKRIESQEDLVVGVNCFTGPLEQDVRVNTAVEPTYDPVRMATAEERQVAKLKALKRERDNRTVASLLNTLKDHAKDENKNLMPDICEAVENDCTLQEICDVMREVFGVYQQVKL
- the meaB gene encoding methylmalonyl Co-A mutase-associated GTPase MeaB, with the protein product MQLNVFKENRGVAKASWKELTDGVLKGDVRSLARIITRVENREPGWHEAMKALYPASGGAVVVGITGSPGAGKSTLTNAIAGAFAKAGRKIGVIAVDPSSPFSGGALLGDRLRMRESSTHPDIFIRSMATRGALGGLCQGARDVARIMAAFGKDLILIETVGVGQDEIEVVKAADCVMVVLTPGQGDGIQALKAGIMEIADIYVVNKADREGADEVVADVLGMLSIAGGDQSPVLKVSALKGLGIDEVVKAVDAHAGRSRNRETWMRERIKAEILTLLEGEILNRLIAKFGKNGALDKAVSQILERESDPYTAVETLLPRMAEAASGETKK
- a CDS encoding MmgE/PrpD family protein — translated: MTQENLGMTRRLARFIVNTEASAIPAEIYEHAKVAFLDTLAVTYGGKDDPLVGKLVKYADVMGGKPSATLIGLGRKASLEQAALINGAAAHALDYDDTLVSFLGHPSVTLFPSLLALSEDRGLSGREFLAAYLIGLQTGGTIGACAGLDHYLGGWHGTSTLGHLASAAGCAKLLGLDEERTLWALGIGGTLASGLKRNFGTMVKPFHAGRASSAGLTAALLAEDGFTAAEDILEGPQGFFEALKGKVNPDILGFLGLGWDVVNLSQKYHASCHATHSPLEAARDCVKEHGIAVSDIEKIRVFCSEVTMQAAAKLTPQTGLEGKFSVPYCVANALLRDVTGMAAFTDEMVADPAVKALTARVELVKDPEKTALEANVEITTKAGKTVSAFSDILQKIPPLDKKQVNVRAKFLDLASPVIGSAKALKVADMVAGLENVTDMKEVAGGL